The Microcystis panniformis FACHB-1757 region TACCTGTAACTGCCAGCGTTCCCTCATAGCTAGGGCCGTTTGATAGAGAGGTCGAGAAGCGTCGATTTGTTCTAGTCCCAGTATGCCAGCTTCTAATCCGTCCACCGTGCCAGCTTCCGCATCTAAGGCCGCTTCGGACAAGACAGACCAATCGGTGACATCTTCTTTAATTTTGAGGTCTTTGGGGGTTTGGTTAGCCAAATCCCGGAGAGCTTGCCATTGCTTCCGCTCAATTAATCTTTCGGCGTATTCTTTTAGTTTATCCTCGGTTTTCCCGATTAATTTTTGGGCCTCCTGATAGGCATAACTGCTGGCTTGAATTTTTCTAGCTTCTTCGATGACTTTCAACCAATTGTCGAGACCGCCCCGGGCAAAGAGATTAAAGGCATTATCTAATTTACTGCTATCTTCCCGGGCGACGGTAATTTTAGCGAGCGCTTCATTATATTTAACCGTTGCCCAATATTCGTTATTTAAGTTCAATAAATCCACTGCTAGGCGGAAAGATTGATTCCAGTTGGAAGCGCGGAGATTTTCCTCTAGTTTGCTTAAGATATCGTTGCCTTGCGTCCAAGTTCCTTGCCACTTAGCGATTCTTTCTTCAATAATTGCCGCTACTGCCATATTATTGGGGATTTGACGAGCTTTAGTGATCGCTTGCTCTAAATTTCCCGCTTGATAGTCTTTTTCAGCCAAATTCAGTATATCTCGCGCCCACTCTTCCACCTGTTGATTAACTTGCGATCGCAAGGGATGGTCCTCGGGTAAAGCTTCCACCAGGGCAATTGCTGCGAGTAATCCTTCCACGGTGCGACTATCGGCGGAAAGTTGAGCGCAGTAGAGACGCAGGGAGGCAGAAGCAATAGGCCAGAAGATTTTGGGGCAATTGGGCGACTTCTGCATATTTAATAACTGCCAAGTGGCGAGAAAGCCAACACCGCCAAAGACGACCACAAATAAAGCCGCCCAAACTTTCCAAGTGAAACGATGCTGGTATCGGGACCAAAAGAGAAAAAGAAAAGACTTAGTTTTCTCTGGCCAACGAGTCAGGGAGTCAATCGATTCTCGTTTGACTAGATTTTTGGTTAATTCTTTTCCTTTAAACATTCACGACTCCCTGACGGATATTTTAGATAGATTTTACCCTAAGGGCGCTCATTGCCCAACTTCTCAGCAAGATTCAGCTTGTAGAGACTCGACTAATTGGATTAATTGCGTCTCGTTGGCACTATACACTTCCTGGCAAAACTCACAGATGGCTTCCGCTTGTTTATCCTTTTCGATAATGTCTTTTAATTCATCGACCCCAAGGAATTTTAAAGCTCCTAAGGCCCGTTCAAAAGAGCAGTCACAATCAAAACGCAGCATCTGCACAGCTGGAAAAATTTCTAGACCCATATCTCCGAGAAGTTCCTGAAAAATATCTTCTAGACCCTTTCCTGCTCGTAAAAGGGGTGTAAATCCCGTTAATTTTCGCAATCTCGACTCTAAACGAGCCACCAAGACCTCATCCCTGGCGGCCTCTTTCGAGAGAACTTGTAATAAAATTCCCCCAGCTGCCGTTACTCCTGTGGTCGTACCGACAAAAACCCCCACTTGCAAAGCGGAGGGAATTTGTTCCGACTGGTCTAGGTAGTAGGCGATATCTTCCCCCACTTCCCCAGAAACTATCTCGACGATGCTTTCCTGAAGTTCATTTCTCTCCTCACCTTTTTCTTCCCGCAAGACTCGCACATAACCTTTGTTACCCACGGCGCGACCCACATCTAATTTACCCTGAGCATTGGGGAGTAATTCCACCTGGGGACAGTCCACATAACCCCGCACCGTGCCATCGAGTCCAGCATCAACTAAAACACCGCCTAGGGGACCGTCGCCTTTAATGCGAATATTGA contains the following coding sequences:
- a CDS encoding chromosome segregation ATPase — protein: MFKGKELTKNLVKRESIDSLTRWPEKTKSFLFLFWSRYQHRFTWKVWAALFVVVFGGVGFLATWQLLNMQKSPNCPKIFWPIASASLRLYCAQLSADSRTVEGLLAAIALVEALPEDHPLRSQVNQQVEEWARDILNLAEKDYQAGNLEQAITKARQIPNNMAVAAIIEERIAKWQGTWTQGNDILSKLEENLRASNWNQSFRLAVDLLNLNNEYWATVKYNEALAKITVAREDSSKLDNAFNLFARGGLDNWLKVIEEARKIQASSYAYQEAQKLIGKTEDKLKEYAERLIERKQWQALRDLANQTPKDLKIKEDVTDWSVLSEAALDAEAGTVDGLEAGILGLEQIDASRPLYQTALAMRERWQLQVQDVKILSEARDLAQAGTIGQYSAAIAKAGEVPRNNPLWSQAQQEIGSWNRQIQVIEDRPILERAREIAIPGDINSLSNAIIQAQAIGKNRALYRDAQREIDDWQVRIERMEDQPILDQAQALANLKDYSTAIDTANQIPPGRTLSAEASQNIRRWRRELRARQNLQQANQLAAMGTAEGLTRAIALVTNISTKTDAGVQRTELLERWSYQLLSLATDQANNGSYLEAIRLAESVSPESTAYSSARSQIRGWRNILQPPAPPPIVESTPLSPESPIEAPSPGQ
- the hslO gene encoding Hsp33 family molecular chaperone HslO, translating into MADKLIRATAADGGIRVVGVITTRLTEEARQRHKLSNVATAALGRTMASALLLASSLKKPGSRVNIRIKGDGPLGGVLVDAGLDGTVRGYVDCPQVELLPNAQGKLDVGRAVGNKGYVRVLREEKGEERNELQESIVEIVSGEVGEDIAYYLDQSEQIPSALQVGVFVGTTTGVTAAGGILLQVLSKEAARDEVLVARLESRLRKLTGFTPLLRAGKGLEDIFQELLGDMGLEIFPAVQMLRFDCDCSFERALGALKFLGVDELKDIIEKDKQAEAICEFCQEVYSANETQLIQLVESLQAESC